A genomic segment from Gossypium hirsutum isolate 1008001.06 chromosome D04, Gossypium_hirsutum_v2.1, whole genome shotgun sequence encodes:
- the LOC107898292 gene encoding uncharacterized protein encodes MIPPLFLGRLAKDKKEKEEKEIFKTFRKVEVNIPLLDAIKQIPRYTEFLKKLCTSKRRLIGNVGIKKAMCDLRAPINVMPYFIYKLINAGSLKDIGVIIQLADRSIVYPEGLLDDVFVKVNELIFPADFYIINMEDDNSTNSSDILFGRLFLSTTSAKIDVQSGTLTMEFDGEIMKFNVYEAMGHPNSLLNISSIDSIDCLTQSYFEYHDFDELETVLYRSIDMDVLNHLEELAIIEDPLREIIKHLETQPSLTNRGNQFELLPSQTKMLPLILQPPTLDLKALPDHLKYVFLGEKDTLPVIVSNKLSKDEEKSLVRVLGDYKEVIGLTIVDNPLVCTKFPSKITRNQREMLRGTLIHP; translated from the exons ATGATACCACCTCTTTTTCTAGGGAGGCTCGCAAAGGATAAGAAAGAGAAGGAGGAAAAAGAAATCTTCAAAACATTTAGGAAGGTGGAGGTAAATATCCCTTTGCTCGACGCTATCAAACAAATCCCTCGTTATACAGAATTCCTCAAGAAATTGTGTACTAGCAAGAGGAGGTTAATAG GTAATGTAGGCATTAAgaaagccatgtgtgatttaAGGGCTcccattaatgttatgccttattttatttataagttGATTAACGCGGGTTCTTTAAAAGATATAGGAGTAATAATCCAGTTGGCAGATAGGTCAATCGTCTATCCCGAAGGGTTGCTTGATGACGTCTTTGTTAAAGTTAACGAATTAATTTTCCCTGCAGATTTCTACATTATTAATATGGAGGACGATAACTCAACTAATTCGTCTGACATTTTGTTTGGAAGGCTATTTCTAAGTACCACAAGCGCAAAAATTGACGTGCAGAGCGGGACACTGACAATGGAGTTTGATGGAGAAATCAtgaaattcaatgtctacgaAGCTATGGGTCATCCTAACTCACTATTAAATATTTCTAGTATCGATAGTATAGATTGTTTAACTCAATCTTATTTCGAATATCATGACTTTGATGAGTTGGAAACTGTCCTTTACAGAAGCATTGACATGGATGTTTTAAATCATCTCGAGGAATTAGCAATTATAGAAGATCCGTTGCGAGAAATTATCAAACACTTGGAGACGCAACCATCGTTGACGAATCGAGGTAACCAATTTGAACTATTACCTTCCCAAACTAAAATGTTGCCTTTGATTTTGCAACCACCAACCTTGGATCTTAAAGCATTACCGGACCACCTCAAGTACgtctttttgggagagaaagacaCCTTACCGGTGATAGTGTCAAACAAACTATCCAAAGATGAGGAAAAAAGTCTAGTTCGAGTTCTAGGAGATTATAAGGAAGTTATTGGTTTGACGATAGTCGACAATCCACTTGTATGCACAAAATTTCCATCGAAGATAACACGAAACCAAAGAGAGATGCTTAGAGGCACCTTAATCCACCCATGA